The genome window CAAGTACTTAATCGTCAGGTAGCCAACCTGAACGTATTGTATGTCAAAATTCATAACTATCACTGGTACGTTAAAGGACCTAACTTCTTCACATTGCATGTGAAATTCGAAGAGTTCTACAACGAAGTTACCGTGCAAATGGATGAAATTGCAGAGCGTATTCTTACGCTCAAAGGTAGCCCGGCGGCTACAATGAAAGAGTATCTGGAGCTTTCCTCTATCCAGGAGGCAGCTGGTGGCGAAGATGCGAATACAATGGTGCAAAACCTGATTGAGGACTTTGCTACACTTTCGAACGAATATCAGGAAGGTATTGAAGTTGCAGAAGCAGCTGAAGATCAACCGACATCCGATATGCTGACAGGCTTCAAGGCTGACCTTGAGAAACACATGTGGATGCTTCGCTCTTTCCTGGGTTAATACAAGCAAGATTTAATCTAATACAAGTATGATTCTTTCGTAAGCTTTCTGATCCCCGATCATGTTGTCAGAAACGCCCTGAGCGTCTATACTGCTGACAAGAACGATGGGGGAGGAACAGCTTATGTTAGAACCAACGATACCGGCTTTAAAAGAATGGGCCTCAGCAATCAAAGCACTGGAAACGGGTCGCCAAATTATGGTGATGCGCAAAGGTGGGATTGTAGAGGAAACCCGACATTTTGAGCTAAAAAGTCCGGCGTTTTACCTGTATCCGACTTATGAACATCAGCGTAAAGAACTGATTAAGTCCTCGGATCAATCCTTTGTTGAAGAATCATTGGCCGAATGGGTGCCCGAAGCTTCGACAATCCGCATTACTGCTTATGCCGAAGTAACGCAGGATCTGGAGATACGAGATCAGGAGATGCTGGATCGACTTCTTGACTTTCATATGTGGACAGCGGATTTTGCCGAAGACCGTTTGAAATGGAAACGGAAAGATCCGCTCCATGTAT of Paenibacillus sp. FSL R5-0517 contains these proteins:
- a CDS encoding DUF1802 family protein yields the protein MLEPTIPALKEWASAIKALETGRQIMVMRKGGIVEETRHFELKSPAFYLYPTYEHQRKELIKSSDQSFVEESLAEWVPEASTIRITAYAEVTQDLEIRDQEMLDRLLDFHMWTADFAEDRLKWKRKDPLHVLILRVYLLKEPMEIPVLPEYNGCRSWISIPNGPVPREMTPVVDVADFDEQVQKINEMLKL
- a CDS encoding Dps family protein, translating into MATKNKTDQAKSVEQVLNRQVANLNVLYVKIHNYHWYVKGPNFFTLHVKFEEFYNEVTVQMDEIAERILTLKGSPAATMKEYLELSSIQEAAGGEDANTMVQNLIEDFATLSNEYQEGIEVAEAAEDQPTSDMLTGFKADLEKHMWMLRSFLG